GGTGTGCCTTGAATATCACTGCTTACTGGCGTCATCAATGGATTATCCTCACTAGGTTCCTCGCCAAGCGTGAAGTATGGATAGTAATCACTGAATAGCGCAACCTGGTTGTTCTTGCCTTTGGCCTTCTTCTGTTCATCGGTTTGCGAGAAGGTCTCATGATCCAGCAGATCCTCATTCCAAAGTCGATTCAGGAAGGTCAAATATTCTTTATAACCTTCATCTGCTGGCGAATAGTGCACTTTACCATCGTTATCGACATAGATGGTCTCGCTATACATCCCCCAGAAACCGAGGAAAAACATGCGCAAATCGTCCAGTTTTACCGAAGTCAGTGGAACTTCGTCCTTTTTGCCGTTGCCGTTCGGGTCCTCTTCTCTTACCCGTTTCAAGTAAGTATAGAGTTCATCGGTCGTCTTAGGCAGTTCTGTCATATTGAGCGCTTTCAAAAATTTCCCGTTATACCACATCGGTCCGCGATACCATACAGCGGCTAGGTCAATAAATGGAAGTGCATAAATATGTCCGTCTGGTGTAGTGAACGATTGACGAATCTCAGGATGTTCATCAAAAATCTTCTTAAGGTTCGGTGCATAGCCTTCATCGATATATTTCTCCAGAGGGATCAATACACCTTGCGAACCATAGGTCACCTGTTCTGATGGCTTCAAGTCCGCTGCAAAGAATACGTCTGGCAAATCTCCACTAGCAAATACAAGGTTCTTCTTCGTAGCGAAGCTATCGATTGGAGTCAATTGATAGGTGAATTTGATCCCGGTAAGCTTCTCCATCTCCTTCAAGACAGGCATGGCATTCCAGTCCGCAAGACCGGCATCCTGCGACATCATCGAGAGGGTAAGAGGTTGATCTACTATCGGGAAGCCTTCCTTCTTCACATCTGAGTTGGCACTATTTGCTGCTGAATTCTGATTCGAGCTGTTATTTGATCCGCAAGCTGATACCAGACTCGCTGATAGAGCAAGGCAAAGAGCGATTGACGATAGCTTATAAATTTTTTTCATTAGCTAAACTCCCCTTTTTTGATAGTTAATGTTATTAACCTTTAACAGAACCAATCATAACACCCTGTACAAAATACCGCTGTAAAAATGGATAGATCACGATAACTGGAATCGTTGCTACAATAATGACCGCATATTTGACCAAAGCCGCGATTTCCGCCTTGCTATTCATAGCTGCGGCCGTTGAAGTATCAATCGCTCCGCCGCCTTGTGCAGACATCTCTTGAAGCACTAGAATCTGTCTTAAGACGAGTTGAAGCGGGTATTTCCCAGCGTCATTCAAGTAGATCATAGCCGAGAAATAGTTGTTCCAGTGACCGACCCCATAGAACAGAGCCATAACCGCGATAATTGGCATAGAGAGCGGCAGAATAATTTTGATGAACAGCCTCATATTCGTACATCCGTCCACTTGGGCAGCATCCTGTAGTTCTGGCGGAATAGAGCCCTGGAAGAAAGTACGTGATACGATAATATTCCAGATCGATGCCGCAGAAGGGATCACAATTGCCCACATCGAATTGATCATGCCAAGCGACTTAATCAGCAAATAGGATGGTACCAGTCCGCCACTGAAGAACATGGTAACCATGAACATGCCCATGAAGAAGTTGCGACCAACAAAGTCTTTACGGCTCAACGCATAAGCTGCAGGCAGTGTAACGACCAGATTGATCGTTGTACCGACAAGCGTGTATAGAATAGTATTACTATAGCCAATCCAAATACTCGTATTCTCAAATACTCGCTTATAACCATCGAACGTAATTCCTTTTGGCCACAGCCACATCTCCCCGGAAGCAACATACTTCGGATCACTGATGGAAGCACTGATCATATAAAGCAAAGGATACAGCACAACGACAAAAGCTAGGATTACAAAAAAGTAAGTAAAAGCTAGAAATAACTTGTCTCTTCTCGTCTCTTTAACACCTAATAGCATTCGTGCCCCTCCTTCCTACCACAGACTATTGTCGCTCGTCCGCCGTACAATCTGATTCACAGTAACCAGCAGAATGCAGTTAATTACCGAGTTGAACAAGCCGATCGCTGTTGAGAAACTGTACTGTGCATCAACGAGACCGGAGCGGTACACGAAGGTAGCAATGACGTCCGATGAAGTCATATTCAACGGATTTTGCAGCAACAGGATTTTCTCAAATCCTACGCCAAGCAAGCTGCCTATGTTCAAAATCAGCAAGATTGTCATCGTAGGGACTATGGTAGGTAAGTTAATATTGCGTATCCGTTGGAAACGTGACGCCCCATCGATAATAGCCGCCTCATGAAGCCCAGGGTCGACGCCAGATAGTGCCGCCAAATAGATGATCGTTCCCCAGCCGGCGCTCTGCCATACTCCTGACAAGACATATACCGTCTTGAACCATCTCGGATCAGTTAGGAAAGCAGGTGCTTGCAAGCCCATTCCTTCGATCATATGAACAATGATCCCGGTGGACGGGGACAGGAATGAGATGATCATCCCGGCCATGACTACTACAGAAATAAAGTGCGGTGCATATGTCACCGTCTGGGCTAGCTTCTTGAAGAAGCCGTTTCTGATCTCATTGAAGGCCAGAGCAAGAATAATCGGGATCGGAAATCCTATGGCTAGTTCATACAAGCTGATGCTCAGTGTGTTCCATAGCAAATCCCAAAAATAATAAGAATGGAAGAATCGTTCAAAATGATCGA
The window above is part of the Paenibacillus lutimineralis genome. Proteins encoded here:
- a CDS encoding extracellular solute-binding protein, which produces MKKIYKLSSIALCLALSASLVSACGSNNSSNQNSAANSANSDVKKEGFPIVDQPLTLSMMSQDAGLADWNAMPVLKEMEKLTGIKFTYQLTPIDSFATKKNLVFASGDLPDVFFAADLKPSEQVTYGSQGVLIPLEKYIDEGYAPNLKKIFDEHPEIRQSFTTPDGHIYALPFIDLAAVWYRGPMWYNGKFLKALNMTELPKTTDELYTYLKRVREEDPNGNGKKDEVPLTSVKLDDLRMFFLGFWGMYSETIYVDNDGKVHYSPADEGYKEYLTFLNRLWNEDLLDHETFSQTDEQKKAKGKNNQVALFSDYYPYFTLGEEPSEDNPLMTPVSSDIQGTPVYGKHPGISTNGTFAITNKDPNPEATMRWIDYLYSYDGATLFGQGPENLLWKYTNKEAHEKEWLPVPGGKDREDYRGTITPNYGILTPGINSSEVSIGLRSDFDEWIDKENTEKLVPIGRSPFPNVYLTNDEQTEASALLSDLDTYVKQMEARFVTGQEPLSNWNKYTDQLKKMGVDRYIELYQAAYDRSKK
- a CDS encoding carbohydrate ABC transporter permease, yielding MLLGVKETRRDKLFLAFTYFFVILAFVVVLYPLLYMISASISDPKYVASGEMWLWPKGITFDGYKRVFENTSIWIGYSNTILYTLVGTTINLVVTLPAAYALSRKDFVGRNFFMGMFMVTMFFSGGLVPSYLLIKSLGMINSMWAIVIPSAASIWNIIVSRTFFQGSIPPELQDAAQVDGCTNMRLFIKIILPLSMPIIAVMALFYGVGHWNNYFSAMIYLNDAGKYPLQLVLRQILVLQEMSAQGGGAIDTSTAAAMNSKAEIAALVKYAVIIVATIPVIVIYPFLQRYFVQGVMIGSVKG
- a CDS encoding ABC transporter permease, whose translation is MQDTKAAVSGKVMLKPGKNGAGKDLWKRIIQNWELYIFIAPAFLYFLIFSYGPMYGIQIAFKNFIPTKGITGSPWVGFDHFERFFHSYYFWDLLWNTLSISLYELAIGFPIPIILALAFNEIRNGFFKKLAQTVTYAPHFISVVVMAGMIISFLSPSTGIIVHMIEGMGLQAPAFLTDPRWFKTVYVLSGVWQSAGWGTIIYLAALSGVDPGLHEAAIIDGASRFQRIRNINLPTIVPTMTILLILNIGSLLGVGFEKILLLQNPLNMTSSDVIATFVYRSGLVDAQYSFSTAIGLFNSVINCILLVTVNQIVRRTSDNSLW